The Tenacibaculum jejuense genome includes a window with the following:
- a CDS encoding cellulose synthase family protein yields the protein MILEYIIISLYSISLLLVFLYAIAQLNLLFNYLSSKKKVDNSPKFDLTNEDEVPYITIQLPVYNELYVMERLLDNIALIQYPKDKLEIQVLDDSTDESVASTAAQIKKLQETGLDIQHIRRENRTGFKAGALKEGLKFAKGEFIAIFDADFLPKPCWLEKTVPYFKDPEIGVVQTRWGHINRDYSTLTKVQAFALDAHFSLEQVGRNSKGHFINFNGTAGIWRKECIIDAGNWEGDTLTEDLDLSYRAQLKKWKFKYLEDVVTPAELPVVISAARSQQFRWNKGGAENFQKMMARIITSKNINLKTKVHSLLHLLNSSMFTCVFLMGILSIPMLYIKNKYGHLELYFWVMSFFVTSTIIFFVCYWFMYKNSFGGGFKNFIKYIGAFFTFFSIAMGFSLHNTIAVLEGHIGKKSEFVRTPKFNIKTLADSWKNNKYIKKRPSLNVVIEGLLVLYFAFGLFSAFTVGDGDGDFGLFPFHLMLFIGFGYVFFKSVFSKA from the coding sequence ATGATACTTGAATACATCATTATCAGTTTATATAGTATATCTCTATTATTAGTTTTTTTATATGCTATTGCTCAGTTAAATTTATTATTTAACTACCTATCTTCAAAAAAGAAAGTTGATAATTCACCGAAATTTGACTTAACAAATGAAGATGAAGTTCCTTACATTACTATTCAACTTCCAGTATATAATGAATTATACGTAATGGAAAGGTTATTAGATAACATTGCACTGATTCAATACCCAAAAGACAAACTGGAAATCCAAGTTTTAGATGATTCTACTGATGAATCTGTAGCATCAACAGCCGCTCAAATAAAAAAGCTTCAAGAAACTGGATTAGACATTCAACATATTCGTAGAGAGAACAGAACTGGTTTTAAAGCTGGTGCTTTAAAAGAAGGCTTAAAATTTGCTAAAGGTGAGTTTATTGCCATTTTTGATGCTGATTTTTTACCGAAACCATGTTGGTTAGAAAAAACTGTTCCTTATTTTAAAGATCCTGAAATTGGTGTAGTTCAAACTCGTTGGGGACATATCAATAGAGATTACTCTACCCTTACTAAAGTGCAAGCTTTTGCTTTAGATGCACATTTTTCTTTAGAACAAGTTGGCCGAAATAGTAAAGGACATTTTATCAATTTTAATGGAACAGCTGGTATATGGCGTAAAGAATGTATTATCGACGCAGGAAATTGGGAAGGAGATACACTTACTGAAGATTTAGATCTGAGTTACAGAGCACAGTTAAAAAAATGGAAGTTTAAATATTTAGAAGATGTTGTTACTCCAGCTGAATTACCAGTTGTAATTAGCGCAGCTAGGTCTCAACAATTTAGATGGAATAAAGGTGGTGCAGAAAACTTTCAAAAAATGATGGCTAGAATTATTACTAGTAAAAACATTAATTTAAAAACGAAAGTACATAGTTTGCTTCACTTGTTAAATAGCTCTATGTTTACTTGTGTATTTTTAATGGGAATTTTAAGTATTCCTATGCTTTACATTAAAAATAAATATGGACACTTAGAATTATACTTTTGGGTAATGAGTTTCTTTGTTACAAGTACAATTATTTTCTTTGTTTGCTATTGGTTTATGTATAAAAATTCATTTGGTGGCGGTTTCAAAAACTTTATAAAATATATTGGAGCTTTTTTTACTTTCTTTTCTATAGCCATGGGATTCTCTTTACATAATACGATTGCAGTTCTTGAAGGACATATTGGAAAGAAGAGTGAATTTGTAAGAACACCAAAATTCAACATCAAAACATTAGCTGATAGCTGGAAGAATAACAAATACATTAAAAAACGACCATCTTTAAATGTAGTTATAGAAGGTTTACTTGTTCTGTATTTTGCTTTCGGTTTGTTTAGTGCTTTTACAGTTGGTGATGGTGATGGTGACTTTGGACTTTTCCCTTTCCATTTGATGCTATTCATTGGTTTTGGATATGTATTCTTTAAATCAGTATTTTCTAAAGCATAA